One Luteibacter aegosomaticola genomic window carries:
- a CDS encoding NYN domain-containing protein: MRTVGYVDGHNLYFSCLKGTGYKWLDLEALVTRILLSEAPGSQLVGIKYFTSPIKGGFSSRGQASTDAQSEYLRALRTNPKIFITEGRFSIDGAYALRHQVPPDRDDKVRVWRIEEKETDVSIALAMYHDARCGLIDQAVLISNDSDMVPALKRMREETAVKIGVVLPLRIDGRSQSNGRRPSAGLASQADWIRSHVHSWELSASQLPRCVITKRKVARRPPHW; the protein is encoded by the coding sequence ATGCGCACGGTCGGGTATGTGGATGGACACAACCTGTATTTCAGCTGCCTGAAGGGCACGGGCTACAAGTGGCTCGACCTGGAGGCCCTGGTGACGCGAATCTTGCTTAGCGAGGCGCCTGGATCCCAGCTAGTGGGCATCAAGTACTTCACGTCGCCGATCAAAGGCGGTTTCTCAAGTCGAGGGCAGGCGTCGACAGACGCACAGTCAGAGTACCTTCGTGCACTGCGCACCAACCCAAAGATCTTCATCACGGAAGGTCGCTTTTCAATCGATGGCGCGTACGCGCTACGGCATCAGGTGCCACCAGACCGGGACGACAAGGTGAGAGTCTGGCGCATCGAAGAAAAAGAGACAGACGTATCGATCGCACTGGCGATGTATCACGACGCTAGATGTGGCCTGATCGACCAGGCCGTTCTCATATCGAACGACAGCGACATGGTTCCCGCCTTGAAGCGCATGCGCGAAGAGACCGCTGTGAAGATCGGCGTAGTTCTTCCACTGAGAATTGACGGAAGATCACAATCTAACGGGCGCCGCCCTAGTGCTGGCCTTGCTTCGCAAGCGGACTGGATCCGGTCCCATGTGCACTCCTGGGAACTTTCTGCCTCACAGCTCCCGCGTTGTGTAATCACCAAACGGAAGGTCGCCAGGAGACCGCCTCACTGGTGA
- a CDS encoding helix-turn-helix transcriptional regulator, translated as MPIDSSHTLGTFLRDRRARLDPATFGFGAGRRRTPGLRREEVAQRSNISPTWYTWLEQGRGGAPSADVLNRLASGLMLTEPEREHMFILALGHPPEPRYREPEGISPRLQRVLDAMPTSPAMLRTATWEVVAWNRAAATVLTDYSTLPRDGRNILRLMFSNERVRAAQDDWLRVAQYVVATFRADAARAGATAEITQLVEELSRTSPEFEALWRSTDIASHGDGTKRLHHPVLGAIELEFSTFAVEGRPDLTMMVYNPSTPETMEAVRRLVEGT; from the coding sequence ATGCCCATCGACAGCAGCCATACCCTCGGCACCTTCCTGCGCGACCGCCGCGCCCGCCTGGACCCTGCCACGTTCGGCTTCGGCGCCGGCCGCCGGCGCACTCCCGGTCTGCGCCGTGAGGAAGTCGCCCAGCGCTCTAACATCAGCCCCACCTGGTACACATGGCTCGAACAGGGCCGTGGTGGTGCGCCGTCGGCCGACGTGCTCAACCGGCTCGCCTCGGGATTGATGCTCACCGAGCCCGAACGCGAGCACATGTTCATCCTGGCGCTGGGCCACCCGCCCGAGCCGCGCTACAGGGAACCCGAGGGCATTAGCCCCAGGCTGCAACGCGTACTCGATGCCATGCCGACCAGCCCGGCCATGCTGCGCACGGCCACCTGGGAAGTGGTGGCCTGGAACCGCGCGGCGGCAACCGTTCTTACGGATTACTCCACCCTGCCCCGCGATGGCCGGAACATCCTCCGCCTGATGTTCTCGAACGAGCGCGTACGCGCCGCCCAGGACGATTGGCTGCGTGTGGCCCAGTACGTGGTCGCTACCTTCCGTGCCGACGCGGCGCGTGCCGGCGCCACCGCCGAGATCACCCAGCTGGTGGAAGAACTCTCGCGCACCAGCCCCGAATTCGAGGCGCTGTGGCGCAGCACCGACATCGCCAGCCACGGCGATGGCACCAAGCGCCTGCACCATCCGGTGCTCGGCGCGATCGAGCTGGAGTTTTCCACGTTCGCGGTGGAGGGGCGTCCGGACCTGACCATGATGGTCTACAACCCGAGCACCCCGGAGACAATGGAAGCCGTGCGTCGGCTGGTCGAAGGCACGTAA
- the dkgB gene encoding 2,5-didehydrogluconate reductase DkgB — protein MSLPRFGLGTFRLTGQAVIDSVSMGLELGYRAIDTAQIYGNEAEIGHAIAHSGVSRDSLYLTTKIWTDHYAPDQLAASLEESLAKLRTDRVDLTLIHWPAPGHAVPLEKTVEALADAKARGLTRAIGISNFNIEQTRRAIGVVGEGELATNQIELSPYLQNHKLVAFLASRGIPVTSYMTLGYGKVLSDPVLARIAQKYEATVAQVALAWAMQLGYAVIPSSTRRENLASNLLAQDLELSHEDMAAIGMLERNGREVNPEGLAPVWDD, from the coding sequence ATGTCACTTCCCCGCTTCGGCCTCGGTACCTTCCGCCTGACCGGCCAGGCTGTCATCGATAGCGTCAGCATGGGCCTGGAGCTCGGCTACCGCGCCATCGACACCGCGCAGATCTACGGCAATGAGGCCGAGATCGGCCATGCCATCGCCCATTCGGGCGTCTCACGCGATTCGCTGTACCTCACCACCAAGATCTGGACGGACCATTACGCTCCGGACCAGCTCGCCGCCAGCCTGGAAGAAAGCCTCGCCAAGCTGCGCACCGACCGCGTCGACCTCACCCTGATCCATTGGCCGGCGCCTGGCCATGCCGTGCCGCTGGAGAAAACCGTCGAAGCACTCGCGGATGCGAAGGCCCGCGGGCTCACCCGTGCCATCGGCATCAGCAACTTCAACATCGAACAGACGCGACGCGCCATCGGCGTGGTGGGCGAGGGGGAACTGGCGACCAACCAGATCGAACTGAGCCCGTACCTGCAGAACCACAAGCTGGTGGCCTTCCTGGCCTCACGAGGCATCCCGGTCACCTCGTACATGACCCTCGGCTACGGCAAGGTGCTGTCCGATCCAGTGCTGGCACGTATCGCGCAGAAGTACGAAGCCACTGTGGCACAGGTAGCGCTGGCCTGGGCCATGCAGCTTGGGTACGCGGTGATTCCGTCGTCCACCCGCCGTGAGAACCTCGCGAGCAACCTGTTGGCGCAGGATCTCGAGCTCTCCCACGAAGACATGGCCGCCATCGGCATGCTTGAGCGGAATGGTCGTGAGGTGAATCCGGAAGGGCTGGCGCCGGTTTGGGACGACTGA
- a CDS encoding PLP-dependent aminotransferase family protein, whose translation MSMQDDEWREALAESGPRYLQIVRFMEKAIADGRLRSGDRLPPQRDLARTLGMDLTTVTRAYAEARDRNLLHARGALGSFVSAPRFDTAQLLDLGMNLPPPPLGVDLGDLLRRGFDQVLTHVETHALMSYHSGGGTQAGRQAGAAWLARPLGKVDPERIVISPGAQIALSALLLALTVPGEAIACEPMLYPGLLSAATQLGRRVVPLAADNDGMLPDALEEAARDGVRVAYLNPTLRNPTANTMSAARRDALAAIAQTHALTIIEDDPYWALATQAPAPLAARAPERTYYVSTLSKALTPGLRTAYVVAPDREARARFITSLRSIALMSTPVMTSLATQWIHDGTAARVVEGVREEAAERRRLAVHTLRLDPTTPVEGIHLWLPLPPRWTAQALTMAARMEGLAVTPSSAFSATPPAVEAIRISLGGVRERARLKYSLERLATLLSDTGTNDDVLV comes from the coding sequence ATGTCCATGCAAGACGACGAATGGCGGGAGGCGCTGGCGGAATCAGGCCCGCGTTACCTGCAGATCGTGCGGTTCATGGAGAAGGCCATCGCCGATGGCAGGCTTCGTTCCGGTGACCGCTTGCCGCCACAGCGCGATCTGGCCCGCACGCTCGGGATGGACCTCACCACCGTGACCCGTGCTTACGCGGAAGCCCGCGATCGCAACCTGCTACACGCACGCGGAGCGCTCGGGTCGTTTGTTTCCGCGCCACGCTTCGATACGGCCCAGCTTCTCGACCTCGGCATGAACCTGCCGCCACCGCCGCTGGGCGTCGACCTGGGCGACCTGCTCCGTCGTGGTTTCGACCAGGTGCTGACCCATGTCGAGACGCATGCGTTGATGAGCTATCACTCCGGTGGCGGCACCCAAGCCGGTCGCCAGGCCGGCGCCGCGTGGCTGGCCCGGCCGCTGGGCAAGGTGGATCCCGAGCGGATCGTCATTTCACCGGGGGCCCAGATCGCGCTTTCCGCGTTGCTGCTGGCCCTGACGGTGCCGGGTGAGGCGATCGCCTGCGAACCGATGCTTTATCCCGGCTTACTCAGCGCGGCGACGCAACTGGGGCGCCGCGTGGTGCCGCTCGCAGCGGATAACGACGGCATGCTCCCCGACGCGCTCGAGGAGGCCGCGAGGGACGGCGTGCGCGTGGCCTACCTCAACCCCACGCTACGCAACCCCACCGCAAACACCATGAGTGCCGCACGCCGCGACGCACTCGCCGCCATCGCACAAACGCACGCGTTGACGATCATCGAAGATGATCCGTATTGGGCTCTGGCAACGCAGGCGCCTGCTCCGTTGGCCGCACGCGCGCCAGAGCGCACGTACTACGTTTCCACGCTTTCTAAGGCGCTCACTCCTGGCTTGCGCACGGCCTACGTGGTCGCACCTGATCGCGAAGCGCGTGCGCGTTTCATCACAAGCCTGCGCTCGATCGCCCTCATGTCCACGCCGGTGATGACCTCGCTCGCCACGCAATGGATCCACGATGGCACGGCCGCGCGGGTCGTGGAGGGCGTACGTGAGGAAGCCGCCGAACGCCGCCGCCTCGCGGTGCATACGCTGCGCCTCGATCCCACCACGCCGGTCGAAGGCATTCACCTGTGGCTACCCTTGCCACCGCGCTGGACCGCGCAAGCACTCACCATGGCAGCACGCATGGAAGGCCTGGCCGTCACACCATCGTCTGCCTTCTCAGCCACGCCGCCTGCCGTCGAGGCCATCCGCATCTCGCTAGGCGGCGTACGCGAACGCGCCCGCCTGAAATACAGCCTGGAACGCCTGGCAACACTGCTGTCAGACACCGGCACAAACGACGACGTCCTCGTATAA
- a CDS encoding ABC-F family ATP-binding cassette domain-containing protein, with protein sequence MTSSLLTLEGVSFVLPDGRVLFHDLFETFDTRPAGLVGGNGVGKSVLGQICAGLLSPSTGRCQRAVDVHYLAQQAEVGDGTVASLAGVDRVLAALERIERGSVDVADFDVVGTQWDMRERFRDALADAGLGRFTAHTRSSELSGGEAMRAALLGARLANAGYLILDEPTNHLDSTHRAELMAWLADWRGGLLVISHDRALLDSMSRIVELDAEGLHAYGGGYSFYAAQKAQEREAALRELASAKAERRRGERALREQADRVAQRSARGERAGKTANQAPILLGRRKEKSEGTAARLREQQLVHREQLNERARVASARVGRDQSVVLRAPVAATSPGRVARLNAVTLPWVPEHLRQIDLTISGAQRIGIMGPNGSGKSTLLKVLAGEVQPAAGSAEVFVPFAWLDQRLIQLDPMRSIVQQLRETAPEVDEGEVRSRLALLGFDARLSTAATDTLSGGERLRAALALAVLSTPPSRLLLLDEPTNHLDLASVAAVEEMLQEYDGCLMVVSHDTAFLDKIRLTHRLSAGKAGWESDTW encoded by the coding sequence ATGACCTCCTCACTCCTGACGCTGGAAGGCGTCTCGTTTGTCCTGCCCGATGGCAGGGTGCTCTTCCACGATCTCTTCGAAACCTTCGATACGCGGCCTGCCGGCTTGGTGGGCGGCAATGGCGTGGGCAAATCCGTGCTGGGGCAGATTTGCGCTGGTCTGCTGTCGCCTTCCACTGGCCGGTGTCAGCGCGCCGTCGATGTGCATTACCTCGCGCAGCAAGCTGAGGTCGGCGACGGCACGGTTGCCTCGCTGGCCGGTGTCGACCGGGTGCTCGCGGCGCTGGAGCGCATCGAACGCGGTAGCGTCGATGTGGCCGACTTCGACGTCGTTGGCACGCAATGGGACATGCGCGAGCGTTTCCGTGATGCGCTGGCCGATGCGGGCCTTGGGCGATTCACTGCGCATACGCGGTCTTCGGAACTGAGTGGTGGCGAGGCCATGCGGGCCGCCTTGCTTGGTGCACGCCTTGCCAACGCGGGCTATCTCATCCTCGACGAGCCAACCAATCATCTCGACAGCACGCACCGTGCCGAACTCATGGCATGGCTAGCGGACTGGCGAGGCGGTCTTCTTGTCATCAGCCACGACCGCGCTTTGCTCGATAGCATGTCGCGCATCGTGGAGCTGGACGCCGAGGGACTGCATGCCTACGGCGGTGGCTATAGCTTCTATGCGGCGCAGAAAGCGCAGGAACGCGAAGCGGCTCTCCGCGAGCTTGCCAGCGCGAAGGCAGAACGACGTCGCGGCGAGCGAGCCCTTCGCGAACAAGCTGATCGGGTAGCGCAGCGATCGGCACGCGGTGAGCGTGCAGGGAAGACCGCCAACCAAGCGCCGATTCTACTGGGGCGGCGGAAGGAGAAGAGCGAAGGCACTGCCGCGCGGTTGCGCGAGCAGCAGCTGGTGCATCGCGAGCAACTTAACGAGCGTGCGCGGGTGGCGTCGGCTCGTGTTGGCCGCGACCAGAGCGTGGTGCTGCGAGCGCCCGTTGCCGCAACAAGCCCGGGACGGGTGGCGCGACTGAACGCCGTCACGCTCCCGTGGGTACCCGAACACCTCCGTCAGATCGACCTCACCATCAGTGGCGCACAACGCATCGGCATCATGGGACCGAACGGCAGCGGAAAGTCGACGCTACTGAAGGTTCTTGCGGGCGAGGTACAACCCGCGGCGGGCAGTGCGGAGGTATTCGTCCCTTTCGCCTGGCTCGATCAGCGGCTGATCCAACTCGATCCCATGCGCTCGATCGTTCAGCAACTCCGTGAGACAGCGCCCGAAGTCGACGAGGGCGAGGTTCGCTCGCGGCTTGCATTGCTCGGGTTTGATGCACGCTTGAGCACTGCGGCGACCGATACGCTGAGCGGAGGCGAACGCTTAAGGGCAGCGTTGGCGCTTGCCGTACTCTCCACGCCTCCCAGTCGCTTACTGCTGCTCGACGAGCCGACGAATCATCTGGACCTCGCATCGGTGGCCGCCGTTGAGGAGATGCTCCAGGAATACGATGGATGTCTCATGGTGGTGTCACACGACACCGCGTTCCTGGACAAGATCCGGCTGACGCACCGCCTATCCGCAGGGAAAGCAGGATGGGAATCTGACACGTGGTAG
- a CDS encoding PAS domain-containing sensor histidine kinase produces MGEGQLQGRAGTAPLGQSDTQFRLLVEGVADYAIYMISPEGFVASWNSGAQRIKGYTPAEIIGQHYRRFYTDADQATQEPEHNLQRAATEGRVEAEGWRVRKDGSQFWAHVVIDRILDDRGAILGFAKVTRDVTEQRMAAQQLEEAREALFQSQKMEAIGQLTGGMAHDFNNLLMAIQGSLDLLSRQLPQDERTQNLLGAAQAGVIRGKNLSQRMLAFARKQELKPQPVDLVDLVYGMSELIDGALGSRFQLATRFAFRLDRVVVDPHQLELALLNLVVNARDAYGEAGGRISIEADMTEAPHGDVPGLPDGRYVRLAVIDHGPGMDERTLARAAEPFFTTKGVGKGTGLGLSMVHGLAAQSRGRLVLRSQPAVGTRADIWLPTLTQGGTVPKPLPLIATAPIVAPAGALRVLAVDDDVLVLSTLKALLEDMGHVVTAASSGERAVELMRGSERFDLLLTDYAMPGLTGADVALAARAARPGLPIVLTTGYAERAVEDLPGMMRLGKPFDRENLARAIDRATAK; encoded by the coding sequence ATGGGTGAGGGGCAACTCCAGGGCCGGGCCGGCACGGCGCCGCTTGGCCAGAGCGACACGCAATTCCGCCTGTTGGTGGAAGGCGTAGCCGACTACGCCATTTACATGATCAGCCCCGAAGGTTTCGTCGCCAGCTGGAACTCCGGCGCCCAACGGATCAAGGGCTATACGCCTGCGGAAATCATCGGCCAGCACTACCGCCGTTTCTATACCGATGCCGACCAGGCCACGCAGGAACCCGAGCACAACCTGCAACGGGCTGCGACGGAAGGACGGGTGGAAGCCGAGGGTTGGCGCGTCCGCAAGGATGGCAGCCAGTTCTGGGCGCATGTGGTGATCGACCGGATCCTCGATGATCGCGGCGCGATCCTCGGGTTTGCGAAGGTCACCCGCGATGTCACTGAGCAGCGCATGGCCGCGCAACAGCTGGAGGAGGCGCGCGAGGCCCTGTTCCAGTCGCAGAAGATGGAAGCGATCGGCCAGCTTACCGGTGGTATGGCGCACGATTTCAACAACCTGCTCATGGCGATCCAGGGTTCGCTCGATTTGCTCAGCCGCCAGTTGCCGCAGGATGAGCGCACGCAGAACTTGCTGGGTGCCGCCCAGGCCGGCGTGATCCGCGGCAAGAACCTTTCCCAGCGCATGCTCGCCTTCGCCCGCAAGCAGGAGCTGAAACCCCAGCCGGTCGATCTTGTCGATCTGGTTTACGGGATGTCCGAACTGATCGATGGCGCACTCGGCTCGCGGTTCCAGTTGGCCACGCGCTTCGCGTTCCGGCTGGACCGGGTCGTGGTCGATCCGCACCAGCTCGAGCTCGCCCTGCTCAACCTCGTGGTGAATGCGCGCGATGCCTATGGCGAAGCAGGCGGCCGCATCTCGATCGAAGCCGATATGACCGAGGCGCCGCATGGCGACGTGCCCGGTCTACCCGATGGCCGTTACGTGCGGCTTGCCGTGATCGACCATGGCCCCGGCATGGATGAGCGCACGCTTGCGCGCGCCGCCGAACCGTTCTTCACCACCAAGGGCGTGGGCAAGGGCACGGGACTTGGGCTCTCGATGGTGCATGGCCTTGCCGCGCAATCGCGCGGGCGCCTGGTACTGCGCAGCCAGCCTGCCGTCGGCACGCGCGCGGACATCTGGCTGCCGACACTCACCCAGGGCGGCACCGTACCAAAGCCCCTGCCCTTGATCGCAACGGCACCTATCGTGGCCCCTGCGGGCGCACTCCGCGTCCTCGCGGTGGATGACGACGTGCTGGTGCTATCGACACTGAAAGCCCTGCTCGAAGACATGGGCCATGTCGTCACGGCCGCTTCTTCAGGCGAGCGCGCGGTTGAGCTGATGCGCGGCAGTGAACGCTTCGACCTGTTGCTCACCGACTACGCCATGCCCGGCCTGACCGGCGCGGACGTAGCGCTCGCCGCCCGCGCAGCCCGCCCGGGCCTGCCCATCGTGCTTACGACGGGCTATGCCGAGCGCGCCGTCGAGGATCTCCCGGGCATGATGCGCCTGGGCAAGCCGTTTGATCGCGAGAACCTCGCCCGCGCGATCGACCGGGCCACGGCGAAGTAG
- a CDS encoding dodecin, with protein MTDHVYKTVELTGSSPDGTDAAVRCAIERASKTIRDIRWFKVIETRGYVEDGKVAHWQVTLKVGFTLED; from the coding sequence ATGACCGACCACGTGTACAAGACCGTCGAGCTCACCGGTTCCTCCCCCGACGGTACGGACGCCGCCGTGCGCTGCGCGATCGAGCGCGCCTCGAAAACCATCCGCGATATCCGCTGGTTCAAGGTGATTGAGACCCGCGGCTATGTCGAAGACGGCAAGGTGGCGCACTGGCAGGTGACGCTGAAGGTGGGATTCACCCTCGAGGACTAA
- a CDS encoding SDR family oxidoreductase, producing MSRLANKVALVTGASSGIGRTTAKLFAAEGARVVVGARREAELKSLVAEIEAAGGQAVALPGDVRDESYAKALVELAVKTYGRLDIAFNNAGTLGQTGPTTEVTEEGWNQAIDINLTGSFLGAKHQVAQMLKNGGGSIIFTSTFVGYSFAFPGTAAYAASKAGVVGLTQALATEYGPQNIRVNAVLPGAVETDMYLEMNNTPESQEYISKLHALRRVASPEELAKAVLFFASDDSSFVTGTASLIDGGASISRS from the coding sequence ATGTCCCGTCTTGCCAACAAAGTTGCCCTTGTCACCGGCGCCAGTTCGGGCATCGGCCGCACCACCGCCAAACTCTTTGCCGCCGAAGGCGCCCGCGTCGTCGTCGGCGCACGCCGCGAAGCCGAGCTGAAGTCACTCGTGGCAGAGATCGAGGCCGCTGGCGGCCAGGCCGTCGCGCTACCCGGCGATGTGCGCGACGAAAGCTACGCCAAAGCGCTGGTCGAGCTTGCCGTTAAGACCTACGGCCGCCTCGATATCGCCTTCAACAATGCCGGCACGCTTGGCCAGACCGGCCCGACTACCGAGGTCACGGAAGAAGGCTGGAACCAGGCCATCGATATCAACCTCACCGGCTCGTTCCTCGGCGCCAAGCACCAGGTAGCGCAGATGCTGAAGAACGGCGGCGGCTCGATCATCTTCACCTCCACCTTCGTCGGCTACTCGTTCGCCTTCCCGGGCACCGCCGCCTACGCCGCCAGCAAGGCGGGTGTGGTGGGCCTTACCCAGGCGCTTGCGACCGAATACGGCCCGCAGAACATCCGCGTGAACGCCGTGCTCCCGGGTGCCGTCGAGACGGACATGTATCTGGAAATGAACAACACCCCGGAGTCGCAGGAATACATCTCGAAGCTGCACGCCCTGCGCCGCGTGGCCTCGCCGGAGGAGTTGGCCAAGGCCGTGCTGTTCTTCGCTTCCGATGACTCGTCGTTCGTGACCGGCACCGCCTCACTCATCGATGGTGGCGCGTCGATCAGCCGTAGCTGA
- a CDS encoding LysR family transcriptional regulator translates to MNITLDEIQNFIAVIDTGSITSAAQQLDQTVSAASRTLGRLEQKLQTTLIRRTTRRIELTDEGEAFLERARDIVAAVEGAEEAMATRRARPAGRLRIDAATPFMLHVVAPLVGGYRERFPDVELELHTSEGYIDLLERRTDVALRIGRLKDSTLHAKPIGSSRIRLFASPAYLEKHGVPRKADDLAKHTLLGFTEPDSLNEWPILDAKRQPVHIRPTIASSSGETLRHLALAGNGIACLSDFMTWQDRHAGTLVEVLPKQNIEHRQPINAVYYRNTAISARIASFVNYLAEAIGENGFDR, encoded by the coding sequence ATGAACATCACGCTCGACGAGATCCAGAACTTCATCGCCGTGATCGATACCGGCTCGATCACCAGCGCCGCTCAGCAGCTCGACCAGACCGTCTCCGCGGCGAGCCGCACGCTGGGCCGTCTTGAGCAGAAGCTGCAGACCACGCTTATCCGCCGTACCACGCGGCGTATCGAGCTGACTGACGAAGGTGAAGCCTTCCTCGAACGCGCACGCGACATCGTCGCTGCGGTAGAAGGCGCGGAAGAAGCCATGGCCACCCGGCGTGCACGCCCGGCGGGCCGGCTGCGCATCGATGCGGCGACGCCGTTCATGCTGCATGTCGTCGCGCCACTGGTCGGCGGCTATCGCGAACGCTTCCCCGATGTGGAACTGGAGCTTCACACCAGCGAGGGCTACATCGATCTGCTCGAACGGCGCACCGATGTGGCGCTGCGCATCGGCCGCCTGAAAGATTCGACGCTGCATGCCAAACCCATCGGCAGCAGCCGTATCCGCTTGTTTGCGAGCCCGGCGTACCTGGAGAAGCACGGCGTACCACGCAAAGCAGACGATCTGGCAAAACACACCCTGCTTGGTTTCACCGAGCCCGATTCACTCAATGAATGGCCGATCCTCGACGCGAAGCGCCAGCCCGTGCACATCAGGCCTACGATCGCGTCGTCCAGCGGCGAAACGTTGCGCCACCTGGCTCTCGCGGGCAACGGCATCGCGTGCCTCTCCGATTTCATGACGTGGCAGGATCGCCACGCAGGGACGCTCGTCGAAGTGTTGCCGAAACAGAACATCGAACATCGCCAGCCGATCAATGCGGTGTACTACCGCAACACCGCTATTTCCGCGCGCATCGCATCGTTCGTGAATTACCTTGCGGAAGCCATAGGCGAAAACGGCTTCGATCGCTGA
- a CDS encoding NAD(P)H-quinone oxidoreductase — protein MRAIEFSEFGAASVLQLADLPEPAVRPHDLLVRVRAAGVNRADVLHREGHYGRSDFGDSTLMGLEIAGEVVGMGSEVRQWRLGDRVMGIVGGGAYAEFARIDYRMALAIPGGIDYVQAAAIPEVFVTAHEALVHLGRLVAGESVLIHAAASGVGSAAVQLAKACGAKVFATAKSAKLDRVRELGADVGIDYTTTDFAEAIKEATDGNGVDLIIDFIGAPYFNRNLASLDFGGRLVQVGLLGGSTPPEIDLQRLLYRHLHIFGTVMKSRPQAEKQAMTKRFRDTWLDHFSNGELRAVVDSVFPLEKAAEAHERMESNESVGKIVLTP, from the coding sequence ATGCGAGCCATCGAATTCAGCGAATTTGGCGCAGCTTCGGTCCTGCAACTGGCCGACCTCCCCGAACCGGCCGTCCGGCCGCACGATCTGCTGGTGCGTGTTCGCGCGGCCGGGGTGAACCGGGCCGATGTGCTCCACCGCGAGGGCCACTACGGGCGCTCGGACTTTGGTGATTCCACCCTCATGGGCCTGGAAATCGCCGGCGAGGTCGTCGGTATGGGCAGCGAGGTGCGCCAGTGGCGGCTGGGCGACCGCGTCATGGGTATCGTGGGCGGTGGCGCCTATGCCGAGTTCGCCCGGATCGATTACCGCATGGCGCTGGCGATCCCCGGCGGCATCGACTACGTTCAGGCCGCCGCGATTCCCGAGGTCTTCGTCACGGCCCACGAAGCGCTCGTCCATCTTGGCCGGCTGGTGGCCGGGGAGAGCGTGTTGATCCATGCCGCGGCGAGTGGCGTGGGCTCGGCGGCCGTGCAGCTCGCCAAAGCCTGCGGTGCAAAAGTATTCGCCACCGCGAAATCAGCGAAGCTGGACCGCGTGCGCGAGCTGGGCGCGGATGTCGGCATCGACTACACGACCACCGATTTCGCGGAAGCGATCAAGGAAGCGACGGACGGCAACGGCGTCGACCTCATTATCGATTTCATTGGCGCGCCGTACTTCAACCGTAACCTGGCGTCGCTCGATTTCGGCGGAAGGCTGGTGCAGGTCGGCTTGCTCGGTGGCAGCACGCCGCCGGAGATCGATCTGCAGCGTCTGTTGTATCGCCACCTGCATATCTTCGGCACCGTGATGAAATCGCGGCCGCAGGCGGAAAAGCAGGCGATGACGAAGCGCTTCCGCGATACGTGGCTCGACCACTTTTCGAACGGCGAATTGCGCGCGGTCGTGGATAGCGTGTTTCCGCTTGAGAAGGCGGCGGAAGCGCATGAGCGGATGGAGAGTAACGAAAGCGTGGGAAAGATCGTTCTGACACCGTAA
- a CDS encoding DNA/RNA non-specific endonuclease, with protein sequence MFKRHARAFCAVVVFVLAGAAHASDTSCPQLFQGSQAPDLVDSSLAERTTTLCFDAYSLIASGVTKGPLWSAEHLTAQQIDDASNTPRKDAFHAETGIPEEDRSELADYKGSGYDRGHMTPSGDEPNATAQRESFSLANMVPQNHTLNTGKWERIETSLRNMVSEDGEIYVVTGPGFDGATPDTIGSDAVVVPNYTWKAIYDPAQGGAAAWRCTNVDTPVCTVVSIDSISDETGIDPFPALSSSIKAKAISLPLPN encoded by the coding sequence ATGTTCAAACGCCATGCGCGCGCTTTCTGCGCCGTTGTAGTCTTTGTGCTCGCCGGTGCGGCACACGCTTCGGATACCTCGTGCCCGCAGTTGTTCCAGGGCTCGCAAGCACCGGATCTCGTTGATTCATCGCTTGCCGAACGCACCACCACGCTTTGCTTCGATGCGTATTCACTGATCGCATCGGGCGTCACCAAGGGCCCGCTGTGGTCCGCGGAACATCTCACCGCGCAACAGATCGACGATGCGTCGAATACGCCGCGCAAAGATGCATTCCACGCGGAAACCGGCATTCCTGAGGAAGACCGCTCCGAACTCGCCGACTACAAAGGCAGTGGTTACGACCGTGGCCACATGACGCCGAGCGGCGATGAGCCCAATGCCACCGCGCAGCGCGAGAGCTTCTCGCTGGCGAACATGGTGCCGCAGAACCACACGCTGAACACCGGCAAGTGGGAGCGGATCGAGACCAGCCTGCGCAACATGGTGTCGGAGGATGGCGAGATCTACGTCGTGACGGGTCCGGGCTTCGATGGCGCGACACCGGATACGATCGGCAGCGATGCCGTCGTGGTCCCGAATTACACGTGGAAGGCGATCTACGACCCGGCCCAGGGCGGTGCGGCTGCGTGGCGTTGCACGAACGTGGATACGCCGGTGTGCACGGTGGTGTCGATTGACAGCATCAGTGACGAGACTGGGATTGATCCGTTCCCGGCCTTGAGTAGCAGCATTAAGGCGAAGGCGATTTCGCTGCCGCTGCCGAATTGA